CCTCCGTCTCACGCGCGCAGACCGGGCAGTCGGGGCCGTCCAGCCAGCCGATCTCCCGGCTGTGCCGCTGGCACCAGTAGCGCAGCTCGCTCCCGCAGACCTCGCACGGCCCCACGTGCGAGGGCTCGTGCTCCACCCCGCAGTTGGTGCAGCGCTCGACGACGGTGTTCACCCGCCCTCGCCTTCGCCCCCGGTGTCGCCGCCCGCACCGGCCGCCTCGGGGTAGACCTCCCGGATCAGCTCCGGCGGGATGAAGATGCGGTGCACCTCCGGGAGCTCGCCGCGCACCCAGCGCGCCACCACCGGCACACGCTCGTAGGGCCCGAAGACCTCGCGCGGCAGCCGGTGCGACATGGCGTTGATGGTCAGCACCGGGTTCGCCGCGTACGTGGGGAAGACGGCGAAGCGCTCCTCCACGTGGTCGTGCCCGCGAACCATCCGCTCGACGGGGCGGCCCAGGCGGGTGGCGAGCGCGCAGAAGGCCTCGAAGTCCTCCCGGCCGAACTCGCTGCCGCGGGTGGTGCGGTTGGGGATGCGCCGTCGCGCGCGCGGGTGCGCCCGCAGCCAGACGAAGTCCTGCAGCACCCGGGGATCGTTCCAGTCCCCGCCCTCCTCCAGCTCCGCGTGCAGGTCGACGTGCGGCACCCCGCCGTGCGCCGCCAGCAGCCCGTCGGGGAAGAAGATCGCCCGCGGCGCCCGCGCGAAGAAGGCGACGATCAGCCGGCCCAGGCGCACGGCCCAGGGGTGGTCGGGATGGGCGTTCAGCCAGTCCGTGAAGTCCGAGGGGAGCACCGACGACGTGAAGCGCCCGTCCTCGTAGCGCAGCGCCTCGTCGTGGTTGCCGGCCACGACCGTCACCCGCCAGTGGGGGCGCTCCAGGAGCAGCTCGAAGACGCGCAGCACCACCTCCGGCGCGTGCGGCCCGTCGTCGAAGAGGTCGCCCAGGAAGACGACGCGCGCCCGCTCCCCGCCTTCCGCGCGGCCGATCACCTGCAGCACCGCCTCCAGCGCGAGCAGGTCGCCGTGGAGGTCGCCCACGAACCAGACCTCCTCCCCCGGATCCTCCTTCACCTGGATGGCCCGGTCGTCGGGACCCTCGGCGTGCTCCTCGAAGGCGAGGCCCAGCGGTCCGCCCCCGGCGAGGCGGTCCTCCATGCGGCCGATGATCGCCTCCGCGCGGGCGTCGTCGAACGGGGTGGCGACGGCGCGGCGGACCGCCGCCCAGTCCAGGGCGCGCACCTCCACGACCCGCGGTCCGGACGGCTCCACCGGGGGCGGCTCGGCCGCGGCGGGCTCCCCCGTCGCCGCCCCGGAGGACGCGGGCTCCTCGACCGGTGCCGCCTCCCCCGCGGGGCGCTCACCCACTTCCTCGCCCTCGGCGGGGGGCGTCTCCCCACCCGCCGCGGGCTCCGCCTCCGGTGCCCGGTCTGCTTCGGTCTCTCTCACAGTTCGTTCTCTACGCGGAGCCGCAGCCGCTCGGGGCCGATGGAGAGGGTCGCCCCGTGCTCCAGCGCCGCCGAGGGCTCCGTCAGCTCCGCTCCGTTGAGGAAGGTGGGGTTCACGGCGCCGGGGGCGGGAGCGATCCTCCAGCCGCCCTCCACCAGGTCGCGCGACAGGAGGAACTGCGGCTCCGAGGCGTACACGGAGTCGTCCCCGGCGATGCCGCGCAGCAGCCGCTTCCCCACCGGGGTGTCCACCGCGACGGTCAGCCGCTGCGAGGTGTGCTCCGAGACCAGGACGACCCTCCCGGCACGCGTGTGGCCGCACGAGTCGCAGCGGCGCGCGTCGTCCGCCTCGTTGCCGAAGCCGCACGCGGGGCATTTCCACGCCATCGCCGCCTCACGCCGGGCGGACGGTGAGCGGCAGCTTCACGATGCCCTTCGCTTCGCGCCCCACCGCGAGCACGTCGCCCTCCTGGAGGGGCTGCGGCGCGGTGACCGCCGCGCCGTTGAGCAGCGTCTCGTTGGTGGCGCCGGGAACCGGGACCACCTGCCAGACGCCGTCGGGACGGCGCTCGAGGGCGCACTGCTCCGTGTCCCAGTGCACGAAGTCCTCTCCGAACTGGCGGACCGCGTGCTTGCCGAGCGGGGTTCGCACCCCGAGCGACATGGAGCGTCCCCCCTCGCCCGTGAGCTGGATGCGCTCCGAGCGCAGCGGCGCGGCGCCCCCGGTGGCAGAGGGGGCCGAGGTCCGCTCGGCCGCCGGGGTGGGAGCCGCGTCCGGCGCGGGCGCGGGCTCCGCGGGGGGAGCGGGCGTCGGTTCCGCAGCGGCCCCCGCGCGTCCGGTGAGGACGTCGCGCACCTCCAGGGCGGTGGGCCGGTCCTCCGGGCGCGGGGCCAGGCAGCGGTACAGGATCTCCACCACCGCGTCGTTGCTCGCCGGAGCGGGGATGGTGCCGCCCAGCTCCGGACGCGGCGCCGAGTGCGCGAGCGCCTGCTTCGCGTAGTCCTCCTGGTCCTCCGACCAGTAGGGGTGCCGCCCGGTGAGCAGCTCGTAGAGGATGAGGCCGCAGGTGAAGACGTCCGAGGCGGCGCCGGGGGTGGCGCCCGCGCTCAGGTGCTCCGGGGAGCGGTAGTTGTCGGTCCCCACGTAGCCCTGCTTGCCATGCCAGGGCGCCGTCTCGTCGGTCAGCACCGAGAAGTCCAGGTCGATGAGCTTGAGCTGGTAGCCGGCGCTGATGGACGGGTCCTGGACCAGGAAGGCGTTGTCGGGCTTGAGGTCGGTGTGCGCGACGCGCGCCTGGTGCAGCGCATGGACGCCCGACATCAGCACCTTCGCCCAGATGACGTGCCGCTCCCAGAGGCGCGGGTCGGCGAGGGAGATGGCGTGCCCCCGCCCCCCCGCCGCGCGGTGCTCCTCCTCCAGGATCCCGCCCAGGTCGTCCCCGTTCTCCACCAGCTCGAACACCTGGAAGTAGGTGCGCCCCCCCCAGACTGCCTCGAACGCGTCCAGAGTGCGCACGCAGTAGTTGCGCGCGGGGCTTTCCTCGATGCGCCGGTGCAGCTCCTTCTGGTAGCGCACGTAGGGGCGGTACCAGTCGAGCGTCACCGAGGGCGACTTGTACTGCTTGAAGAAGACCGGCTGCCCCGAGGGGCTCTCCGCCGCGTAGGAGATCGCCATCGCGCCCGGCCCGAACACGCGGGTGACGCGGTATCCGTTGACGACGTCCCCGACCTTGAGCTTCTTGGCCATGGGCGCCTCAGAGCGCGACGGTCTCGGCCGACTTGGAGACACTCGCCGCGAGCTGGCGCAGGGTGTTCCTGAAGTTCTCCGGGTCCGACGTGTAGCGTTCCAGCGCCTGCTGTGGGCTGAGGCCGGGGTAGGAGATCACCTCCCACTCGGACTTGTCCACCATGCTCAGCTCGTCGTAGCCCGGCATGTCGGGGGCGAAGAGGCTGAGGATGACACGGTTGTTGATGATGGCGTTGATGACGTCCGTGAGCCCGCCCCCCTTCGCCTCGGGGATGGAGAGCGTCGGCTTGTAGGAGGCGTCGGTGAAGACCACCACCACCCGCGCCGCGTCGCTGCGGTAGCGCCACTGGTTGGGATCGTGGCTCTGGGCGCCCTTCTCCGTCTGTCCCATGTTGGCGATCCGGTAGAGCGCATCGAGGAGCGACTCGGGCTCGTCGCCGCCGCCCTCGGCGCGGAGGCTGGCGAGCTGCGCGCGCAGCGCCTCCACGTCGTTGACGAACGGGTGGTCCACGAAGGGCTCGGGATCCACCTCGAAGTCGCGGTACCCCACCGCCTTCGCGCGCCAGTCGCGGACCGGGGAGACGTTGTTCCCTTCCCCCTTGCT
The sequence above is drawn from the Longimicrobiaceae bacterium genome and encodes:
- a CDS encoding vWA domain-containing protein, with amino-acid sequence MDQQTQQNKTRGVADIVFLIDVSGSMAPVIDALKQNIGTFVDSLSKGEGNNVSPVRDWRAKAVGYRDFEVDPEPFVDHPFVNDVEALRAQLASLRAEGGGDEPESLLDALYRIANMGQTEKGAQSHDPNQWRYRSDAARVVVVFTDASYKPTLSIPEAKGGGLTDVINAIINNRVILSLFAPDMPGYDELSMVDKSEWEVISYPGLSPQQALERYTSDPENFRNTLRQLAASVSKSAETVAL
- a CDS encoding protein kinase — encoded protein: MAKKLKVGDVVNGYRVTRVFGPGAMAISYAAESPSGQPVFFKQYKSPSVTLDWYRPYVRYQKELHRRIEESPARNYCVRTLDAFEAVWGGRTYFQVFELVENGDDLGGILEEEHRAAGGRGHAISLADPRLWERHVIWAKVLMSGVHALHQARVAHTDLKPDNAFLVQDPSISAGYQLKLIDLDFSVLTDETAPWHGKQGYVGTDNYRSPEHLSAGATPGAASDVFTCGLILYELLTGRHPYWSEDQEDYAKQALAHSAPRPELGGTIPAPASNDAVVEILYRCLAPRPEDRPTALEVRDVLTGRAGAAAEPTPAPPAEPAPAPDAAPTPAAERTSAPSATGGAAPLRSERIQLTGEGGRSMSLGVRTPLGKHAVRQFGEDFVHWDTEQCALERRPDGVWQVVPVPGATNETLLNGAAVTAPQPLQEGDVLAVGREAKGIVKLPLTVRPA
- a CDS encoding metallophosphoesterase, with protein sequence MRETEADRAPEAEPAAGGETPPAEGEEVGERPAGEAAPVEEPASSGAATGEPAAAEPPPVEPSGPRVVEVRALDWAAVRRAVATPFDDARAEAIIGRMEDRLAGGGPLGLAFEEHAEGPDDRAIQVKEDPGEEVWFVGDLHGDLLALEAVLQVIGRAEGGERARVVFLGDLFDDGPHAPEVVLRVFELLLERPHWRVTVVAGNHDEALRYEDGRFTSSVLPSDFTDWLNAHPDHPWAVRLGRLIVAFFARAPRAIFFPDGLLAAHGGVPHVDLHAELEEGGDWNDPRVLQDFVWLRAHPRARRRIPNRTTRGSEFGREDFEAFCALATRLGRPVERMVRGHDHVEERFAVFPTYAANPVLTINAMSHRLPREVFGPYERVPVVARWVRGELPEVHRIFIPPELIREVYPEAAGAGGDTGGEGEGG